Proteins from a single region of Sphingopyxis sp. BSN-002:
- a CDS encoding class III extradiol ring-cleavage dioxygenase: protein MRRLPSWFLSHGSPMMALEPSPARDFLAGLGSSLPRPRAILVVSAHHDAAYQGGRATVTASAAPPTIHDFGGFPDELFAMRYPAPGDPALAARIVDLLAGHGLTVTADPERGLDHGAWVPLSVIYPDADIPVIQLSIASNAPPEWHYALGQALAPLRDEGVLIIGSGSITHNLRAFFTTRPAIGAPAPAWVGDFTAWVAGRMEANAIDDVLHAVDRAPHGKDNHPTPDHILPLFVAMGAGADGDRLHAKRLHASTTYAFLAMDVYAFGEESVAV, encoded by the coding sequence ATGCGCCGTCTCCCGAGCTGGTTCCTTTCGCATGGCTCGCCGATGATGGCGCTCGAGCCCAGCCCGGCGCGGGATTTCCTCGCCGGGCTGGGCAGCTCGCTGCCGCGTCCGCGCGCGATCCTCGTCGTGTCGGCGCATCATGACGCGGCATATCAGGGCGGCCGCGCGACCGTGACCGCCTCGGCCGCGCCGCCGACGATCCACGACTTCGGCGGCTTTCCCGACGAACTGTTCGCGATGCGCTACCCCGCCCCCGGCGATCCGGCGCTTGCGGCGCGCATCGTCGATCTGCTCGCAGGTCACGGTCTCACCGTCACCGCCGATCCCGAGCGCGGGCTCGACCATGGCGCATGGGTGCCGCTGTCCGTCATCTACCCCGACGCCGACATCCCGGTGATCCAGCTCTCGATCGCCTCGAACGCGCCGCCCGAATGGCATTATGCGCTGGGGCAGGCGCTCGCGCCGCTCCGCGACGAGGGCGTGCTGATCATCGGATCGGGCAGCATCACGCACAATCTCCGCGCCTTCTTCACCACGCGCCCCGCGATCGGCGCGCCGGCGCCCGCATGGGTCGGCGACTTCACCGCCTGGGTCGCCGGCCGCATGGAAGCCAATGCGATCGACGATGTCCTCCACGCCGTCGATCGCGCGCCGCACGGCAAGGACAATCATCCGACGCCGGACCATATATTGCCGCTATTCGTTGCGATGGGCGCCGGCGCCGACGGCGACCGGCTGCATGCGAAGCGTCTTCACGCCAGCACGACCTATGCGTTTCTGGCGATGGACGTTTACGCTTTCGGCGAAGAGAGCGTCGCCGTATAG
- a CDS encoding 2-oxoglutarate and iron-dependent oxygenase domain-containing protein: MTAAVPVISMSLPADQFAHDFGASFERFGFAMITDHGIDPALIDDAWTKAKDFFALPEDQKRAYHIPGGGGARGYTPFGTEIAKGAKEVDLKEFWHVGRDLPAGHRLAAQQPNNVWPAEVDGFRAVYDKLFAEFDRVGGRLLSGIARYLGLAPDFFDDTVKDGNSVMRLLHYPPVAAPAKGIRAEAHEDINTITLLLGAEEAGLEILDKDGSWLPVSPPPGAMAVNVGDMLQRLTNNRLPSTTHRVRNPDAGRASVARYSMPFFLHFRSDYPIETLESCVSASHPNLYPTPITADDYLQERLREIGLKK, translated from the coding sequence ATGACCGCTGCCGTTCCCGTCATTTCCATGTCGCTCCCCGCCGACCAGTTCGCGCATGATTTCGGCGCCTCTTTCGAACGCTTCGGCTTTGCGATGATTACCGATCATGGCATCGACCCCGCGCTGATCGACGACGCCTGGACGAAGGCGAAGGATTTCTTCGCGCTGCCCGAGGATCAAAAGCGCGCCTATCATATTCCCGGCGGCGGCGGCGCGCGCGGCTATACGCCGTTCGGCACCGAGATCGCGAAGGGCGCGAAGGAAGTCGACCTCAAGGAATTCTGGCACGTCGGCCGCGACCTGCCCGCGGGCCACCGTCTCGCCGCGCAGCAGCCGAACAACGTCTGGCCGGCCGAGGTCGACGGCTTCCGCGCGGTCTATGACAAGCTGTTCGCCGAGTTCGACCGCGTCGGCGGCCGGCTCCTCTCGGGAATCGCGCGCTACCTTGGCCTCGCGCCCGATTTCTTTGACGACACGGTGAAGGACGGCAACAGCGTGATGCGCCTCCTCCACTATCCGCCGGTCGCGGCTCCCGCGAAGGGCATCCGCGCCGAGGCGCACGAGGACATCAACACGATCACGCTGTTGCTCGGCGCCGAGGAAGCCGGCCTCGAAATCCTCGACAAGGATGGCAGCTGGCTTCCCGTCTCGCCCCCGCCGGGCGCGATGGCGGTCAATGTCGGCGACATGTTGCAGCGGCTGACCAACAACCGCCTGCCCTCGACCACGCACCGTGTCCGCAACCCCGACGCCGGCCGCGCCAGCGTTGCGCGCTACTCGATGCCCTTCTTCCTGCACTTCCGCTCGGACTATCCGATCGAGACGCTGGAAAGCTGCGTCAGCGCATCGCACCCCAACCTCTATCCCACGCCGATCACCGCCGACGACTATCTGCAGGAACGACTGCGCGAGATCGGGTTGAAGAAATAG
- a CDS encoding pirin family protein encodes MIDIRKFDTLGHANHGWLDARHHFSFANYYEPDRMGWGALRVWNDDAIASQSGFPPHPHRDMEIITYVRTGAITHRDSMGNTGRTAAGDVQVMSAGTGVTHSEFNLEDEETTLFQIWIMPDRDGGNPGWGARQFPKADRSGQFVTLASGIEGDEALPIRANARVAAATVNAGETVSYDLEGGRHAYLVAAKGRIRVNGQDADPRDGIALRDVGTIKVEALDDAELVLVDSL; translated from the coding sequence ATGATCGACATCCGCAAATTCGACACGCTGGGCCACGCCAACCACGGCTGGCTCGACGCCCGTCACCACTTCTCGTTCGCCAATTATTACGAGCCCGATCGTATGGGCTGGGGCGCGCTGCGCGTCTGGAACGACGATGCGATCGCATCGCAGTCGGGCTTCCCGCCGCATCCGCACCGCGACATGGAAATCATCACCTATGTCCGTACCGGCGCGATCACGCACCGCGACAGCATGGGCAACACCGGCCGCACCGCGGCGGGCGACGTCCAGGTGATGAGCGCCGGCACCGGCGTGACGCACAGCGAGTTCAACCTCGAGGACGAGGAAACGACGCTGTTCCAGATCTGGATCATGCCCGACCGTGACGGCGGCAATCCCGGCTGGGGCGCCCGCCAGTTCCCGAAAGCCGACCGTTCGGGTCAGTTCGTGACCTTGGCGAGCGGCATCGAGGGCGACGAAGCGCTGCCGATCCGCGCCAATGCCCGTGTGGCTGCGGCAACGGTGAATGCAGGAGAGACCGTGTCCTACGACCTCGAAGGCGGGCGCCACGCCTACCTCGTCGCCGCCAAGGGCCGCATCCGCGTCAACGGACAGGATGCCGATCCCCGCGACGGCATCGCGCTCCGCGATGTCGGGACGATCAAGGTCGAGGCGCTCGACGACGCCGAACTGGTCCTCGTCGACAGCCTGTAA
- a CDS encoding LysR family transcriptional regulator, which translates to MALPDYEGWACFVAVADGGSFTAAAAALGLSKASVSKAVTRLEASLGITLLHRSSRVVAVSTAGAGLLDEARAMVAAATAATEAARGDRVDLAGPIRLAAPMSFGIKVLGPPLAAFLDQHPAVEIEVLLSDARHDPVAEGIDLTLRISPLADSSLLARTIAPVAASVLASPAYLEKHGTPRHPLDLGGHRLVGYGHRQRAMPLHFQRKGEEATVLPSGPLFTNNGDIVVPLLAAGGGIAVLPDFIAATELASGALVRILTDWSLPQAYLHLLSPPSRLRPARVRALSDYLVDNLKLSCTGAHEQLTALGNR; encoded by the coding sequence GTGGCGCTTCCCGACTATGAAGGCTGGGCCTGTTTCGTCGCCGTCGCCGATGGTGGCAGCTTCACCGCCGCCGCCGCCGCGCTGGGGCTGTCGAAGGCGAGCGTGTCGAAGGCGGTGACGCGGCTCGAGGCATCGCTGGGCATCACCCTGCTCCACCGCAGCTCGCGCGTCGTCGCGGTCTCGACCGCGGGGGCGGGGCTGCTCGACGAGGCGCGCGCGATGGTCGCGGCGGCGACTGCGGCGACCGAAGCGGCGCGCGGCGACCGCGTCGACCTGGCGGGGCCGATCCGTCTCGCGGCGCCGATGAGCTTCGGCATCAAGGTGCTCGGCCCGCCGCTCGCGGCGTTTCTCGACCAGCATCCTGCAGTCGAGATCGAGGTGCTGCTGAGCGATGCGCGCCATGACCCCGTTGCCGAGGGGATCGATCTGACCCTGCGCATCTCGCCGCTCGCCGATTCCAGCCTGCTCGCGCGGACGATTGCGCCGGTCGCGGCGTCGGTGCTGGCAAGTCCCGCCTATCTGGAGAAGCATGGCACGCCGAGGCATCCGCTCGACCTCGGCGGGCATCGCCTCGTCGGTTACGGCCACCGCCAGCGTGCGATGCCGCTCCATTTCCAGCGCAAGGGCGAGGAAGCGACGGTGCTCCCGTCGGGGCCGCTGTTCACCAACAATGGCGATATCGTAGTCCCCCTGCTTGCGGCGGGGGGCGGGATCGCGGTCCTGCCCGACTTCATCGCGGCGACCGAACTCGCTTCGGGAGCGCTCGTCCGCATCCTCACCGACTGGTCGTTACCGCAGGCGTATCTGCACCTGCTGTCGCCGCCGTCGCGGCTGCGGCCCGCGCGCGTGCGAGCGCTTTCGGACTATCTGGTCGACAATCTGAAGCTGTCGTGCACCGGCGCGCACGAGCAGCTGACGGCGCTCGGTAACCGGTAA
- a CDS encoding SOS response-associated peptidase family protein, protein MQLYRLDATAAQISVTFGVDAGDDPWTGDYVTPGRPAPVITPDSRGGPRRYLRPKLWGVPPPPQGTQPVATVRNLASPFWIGTLRHPELRCLIPATSFALWSGAAGAKRQHWASVDGRPIFAFAGIQRQNEDWPGFAILTTDPNRLVERHSPAAMPLILHPEDHERWLTADWRDAAALVTPYPGHLMAVGETPPVT, encoded by the coding sequence ATGCAGCTTTACCGGCTCGACGCCACCGCAGCGCAGATTTCCGTTACTTTCGGGGTCGACGCCGGCGACGATCCGTGGACCGGCGACTATGTGACGCCCGGCCGACCGGCACCCGTCATCACCCCCGACAGCCGCGGCGGCCCGCGCCGCTATCTGCGTCCGAAGCTGTGGGGCGTCCCGCCGCCGCCGCAGGGAACGCAACCGGTCGCGACGGTGCGCAATCTCGCAAGTCCGTTCTGGATCGGGACACTTCGCCACCCCGAGCTTCGCTGCCTGATCCCCGCGACGAGCTTTGCCTTATGGTCGGGCGCCGCCGGTGCGAAGCGCCAACACTGGGCCTCGGTCGACGGCCGTCCGATCTTCGCCTTCGCCGGAATCCAGCGCCAGAACGAGGATTGGCCGGGCTTCGCGATCCTGACCACCGACCCCAACAGGCTGGTCGAGCGTCATAGCCCTGCCGCAATGCCGCTGATCCTCCATCCCGAGGATCATGAGCGCTGGCTCACCGCCGACTGGCGCGACGCAGCGGCGCTCGTCACACCCTATCCCGGCCATCTGATGGCGGTTGGCGAAACGCCACCCGTCACCTGA
- the arfB gene encoding alternative ribosome rescue aminoacyl-tRNA hydrolase ArfB, translating into MADIPESAISEKFLAGSGPGGQNVNKVATACQLRVDVFALGLAPDAYRRLKTLAGSKMTAAGELVILARSFRTQEANRADARARLNELVDAALVRPEKRIKTKPSKAAKAKRVDSKKARSNVKAGRGRVQFD; encoded by the coding sequence GTGGCTGACATCCCCGAAAGCGCGATCAGCGAGAAGTTTCTCGCCGGCTCGGGTCCCGGCGGCCAGAATGTCAACAAGGTCGCGACGGCGTGCCAGCTGCGCGTCGATGTCTTCGCGCTCGGCCTTGCGCCGGACGCCTATCGCCGGCTCAAGACGCTGGCGGGCAGCAAGATGACGGCGGCCGGCGAACTCGTCATTCTCGCGCGCAGCTTTCGCACGCAGGAGGCCAATCGCGCCGACGCACGGGCACGGCTGAACGAACTGGTCGACGCCGCGCTCGTCCGGCCCGAGAAGCGGATCAAAACCAAGCCAAGCAAGGCCGCAAAAGCGAAGCGCGTCGACAGCAAGAAGGCGCGCAGCAACGTGAAAGCCGGACGCGGCCGCGTGCAGTTCGACTAG
- a CDS encoding NAD(P)H-dependent oxidoreductase, whose amino-acid sequence MTNILRVDASARHTGSTTRSLTDRLVERLLGQSYGARVVHRDLATTPPALLDESWVFANFTDDAERSAEQKAALEASDELIAELEAADAVVIGVPVYNFGIPASLKAWIDLIARARRTFRYTEAGPEGLLKGKKAYLVVASGGVPVGSDYDFATGYLRHVLGFVGITDVTVIDAGAQMMDGEAVNRATAAIEDLQQAA is encoded by the coding sequence ATGACCAATATTCTTCGCGTCGATGCCAGCGCCCGTCACACGGGCTCGACCACCCGCAGCCTGACCGACCGCCTCGTCGAGCGCCTGCTCGGCCAGAGCTATGGCGCCAGGGTCGTCCACCGCGACCTCGCCACCACCCCGCCCGCGCTGCTCGACGAAAGCTGGGTGTTCGCCAATTTCACCGACGACGCCGAACGCAGCGCCGAACAGAAGGCCGCGCTCGAAGCCTCGGACGAACTGATCGCCGAACTCGAAGCCGCCGACGCGGTCGTCATCGGCGTCCCCGTCTACAATTTCGGCATTCCCGCATCGCTGAAGGCATGGATCGACCTGATCGCCCGCGCCCGCCGCACCTTTCGCTACACCGAAGCCGGCCCCGAAGGCCTGCTCAAGGGCAAGAAGGCCTATCTGGTCGTCGCGTCGGGCGGCGTGCCGGTCGGCAGCGACTATGATTTCGCGACCGGCTATCTGCGCCACGTCCTCGGCTTCGTCGGCATCACCGACGTCACCGTGATCGACGCCGGCGCCCAGATGATGGACGGTGAAGCTGTGAACCGCGCGACCGCGGCCATCGAAGACCTGCAGCAGGCCGCTTGA
- a CDS encoding PilZ domain-containing protein, protein MLTTTKAAKQGRGAERATVQARARFREPGLNPFGADLFDLSSTGFRMVTAFRPQIGKHIWVNLPGLQPLEAVVRRAEGNSYGCEFVHPLHPSVAQHLQTKLGS, encoded by the coding sequence GTGCTGACAACGACAAAAGCCGCCAAGCAGGGACGCGGGGCCGAGCGCGCAACCGTGCAGGCCCGCGCACGTTTCCGCGAGCCGGGGCTCAATCCCTTCGGCGCCGACCTGTTCGACCTGTCGTCGACCGGCTTTCGCATGGTGACCGCGTTCCGGCCGCAGATCGGCAAGCATATCTGGGTCAACCTGCCCGGCCTTCAGCCGCTCGAGGCGGTCGTGCGACGCGCCGAGGGCAACAGCTACGGCTGCGAGTTCGTCCATCCGCTCCACCCCTCGGTGGCGCAGCATCTGCAGACCAAGCTCGGCAGCTGA
- a CDS encoding ribose-phosphate pyrophosphokinase: MAAKDQGLGSEESAADVSALGDAPRIRAILTAAAREGRSVSYSELLGDLGFRFTRPKMRAVCKTLAEVDRLTALDGEPDLAVLLVRESDRLPGQGWWVGGTALLLGYDGPWEGAAAARFIREQQQAVFDYWAER, from the coding sequence ATGGCCGCCAAAGACCAGGGGCTAGGCAGCGAGGAAAGCGCCGCCGACGTGTCGGCGCTCGGCGATGCGCCGCGCATCCGCGCTATCCTGACCGCGGCGGCGCGCGAGGGGCGCAGCGTCAGCTATTCCGAACTGCTCGGCGACCTCGGCTTCCGTTTCACGCGCCCCAAGATGCGCGCGGTGTGCAAGACGCTCGCCGAGGTCGACCGGCTCACCGCGCTCGATGGTGAGCCCGATCTTGCGGTGCTGCTGGTACGCGAGAGCGATCGGCTGCCCGGACAGGGCTGGTGGGTCGGCGGGACAGCGCTGCTCCTCGGCTACGACGGCCCGTGGGAGGGCGCCGCCGCCGCGCGCTTCATCCGCGAACAGCAGCAGGCGGTGTTCGACTATTGGGCGGAGCGATAG
- a CDS encoding GNAT family N-acetyltransferase, producing the protein MIPTLDTERLILRAPEAGDFPVYRDFFADAAASRFYGGPMDASAAWRVLAADLGHWALRGYGRWAVVERASGRMIGGCGLWWAEGWPRSELTWWIVPEARRMGYAAEASRAAIAFGYRTLGWDLVETHMNDANVAARQLAEKLGGTVLMRERFPDGLERDIYALPDR; encoded by the coding sequence ATGATCCCGACACTGGACACCGAGCGCCTGATCCTGCGCGCGCCCGAGGCCGGCGACTTCCCCGTCTATCGCGACTTCTTCGCCGATGCCGCGGCGTCACGCTTCTACGGCGGGCCGATGGATGCCAGCGCGGCGTGGCGCGTGCTCGCCGCCGACCTCGGCCACTGGGCACTGCGCGGCTATGGCCGTTGGGCTGTCGTCGAGCGCGCGAGCGGGCGGATGATCGGCGGCTGCGGCCTCTGGTGGGCCGAGGGCTGGCCGCGCTCCGAACTTACCTGGTGGATCGTGCCGGAGGCGCGGCGCATGGGTTATGCCGCCGAAGCATCACGCGCGGCGATCGCCTTCGGCTATCGCACGCTCGGCTGGGACCTCGTCGAGACGCATATGAACGACGCGAATGTCGCGGCGCGCCAGCTTGCCGAAAAGCTCGGGGGCACCGTGCTCATGCGCGAGCGCTTTCCCGACGGGCTGGAGCGCGACATCTACGCGCTCCCCGATCGCTGA
- a CDS encoding EVE domain-containing protein: MAKQYWLMKSEPDAYAWEQLVKDGTGMWDGVRNHTAKLNLMAMKVGDEALFYHSNIGKECVGIMKITETASPDPTAEKGSPWVIVRVAPVRALKHPVTLAAIKADPKLADMDLIRQSRLSVGRVTPDEWKHILKKSETPEG; this comes from the coding sequence ATGGCAAAGCAATATTGGCTGATGAAATCCGAACCCGACGCCTATGCGTGGGAGCAGCTCGTCAAGGATGGCACGGGGATGTGGGACGGGGTGCGCAACCACACCGCGAAGCTGAACCTGATGGCAATGAAGGTCGGCGACGAGGCGCTCTTCTATCACAGCAATATCGGCAAGGAATGCGTGGGGATCATGAAGATCACCGAGACCGCATCGCCCGATCCGACGGCGGAAAAGGGCTCGCCCTGGGTCATCGTTCGCGTCGCGCCGGTTCGTGCGCTCAAGCATCCGGTGACGCTCGCGGCGATCAAGGCCGATCCGAAGCTCGCCGACATGGACCTGATCCGCCAGTCGCGCCTCTCGGTCGGGCGCGTGACGCCCGATGAGTGGAAGCATATCCTGAAGAAGTCCGAAACGCCCGAGGGCTGA
- a CDS encoding RNA pseudouridine synthase, which produces MLLSDHILFLDGEALVIDKPAGLPVDAPRDGSLSLENHLDSLRFGFKRWPLPVHRLDRDTSGCLLLARNPKAHGRFTRAFEGREVEKQYLAILDGVPADNGGTIDLPLGKTSTAETGWRMVVDPKGKPSVSHWEKLAEVDGRALLRFRPETGRTHQLRVHALEGLGFPIVGDPVYGKGGPRDRTMLHAERLVVKRDVKPSIIAEAPFPDRFAALGFAAPEGAAPTRG; this is translated from the coding sequence ATGCTTCTTTCAGACCATATTCTCTTCCTCGATGGCGAGGCGCTCGTCATCGACAAGCCGGCGGGCCTGCCCGTCGACGCCCCGCGCGACGGCAGCCTCAGCCTCGAAAATCATCTCGACAGCCTGCGCTTCGGTTTCAAGCGCTGGCCGCTGCCCGTCCACCGGCTCGACCGCGACACCTCTGGCTGCCTGCTGCTCGCACGCAATCCCAAGGCGCACGGCCGCTTCACCCGGGCGTTCGAGGGGCGAGAGGTCGAAAAGCAATATCTCGCGATCCTCGACGGTGTCCCGGCCGACAATGGCGGCACGATCGACCTGCCGCTCGGCAAGACCTCGACCGCCGAAACCGGCTGGCGGATGGTTGTCGATCCGAAAGGCAAACCCTCGGTCTCGCATTGGGAAAAGCTCGCCGAAGTCGACGGCCGCGCGCTGCTGCGCTTCCGCCCCGAAACCGGCCGCACGCATCAATTGCGTGTCCACGCGCTCGAAGGGCTGGGTTTTCCGATTGTCGGCGACCCCGTTTACGGCAAGGGCGGCCCCAGGGACCGCACGATGCTGCACGCCGAACGGCTCGTCGTAAAACGTGACGTCAAGCCGTCAATAATCGCCGAAGCGCCCTTTCCCGATCGCTTCGCCGCACTCGGCTTCGCGGCCCCCGAAGGCGCCGCGCCGACCCGTGGCTGA
- a CDS encoding site-2 protease family protein: protein MGEWVAGLVRILLSLMLFAGLYEYAPRSWGGLAVLIALVAMSFLVTLFHELGHALAVWRQRGTVLAISVFGVTYAPLKRRLTFEPLPRGGDLGGFVRLRAPEGGWTRRQHAIVLAAGPLADAAIALLALAASVVLSVPAASPPRNAATVVGYDLHDIPATRASGLPTAEAFEQIRVDDRTIDLAPVASMLMVVAFISSLGNLLPYRGSDGAGLLALWRGRNRFTRSKKAGR from the coding sequence ATGGGCGAATGGGTCGCCGGGCTTGTCCGCATCCTGCTGAGTCTGATGCTGTTCGCGGGGCTGTACGAATATGCGCCGCGGTCGTGGGGCGGGCTTGCGGTGCTGATCGCGCTCGTGGCGATGAGCTTCCTCGTTACTCTCTTCCACGAACTCGGCCATGCCCTCGCGGTCTGGCGGCAGCGGGGCACGGTGCTGGCGATTTCGGTGTTCGGTGTGACCTATGCTCCGCTCAAGCGTCGGCTGACCTTCGAACCGCTGCCCCGGGGTGGCGACCTTGGCGGTTTCGTCCGCTTGCGCGCGCCGGAGGGCGGCTGGACGCGGCGGCAACATGCGATTGTGCTCGCCGCCGGGCCGCTTGCCGACGCCGCGATTGCCCTGCTGGCGCTCGCGGCATCGGTGGTGCTGTCGGTGCCGGCCGCCTCTCCACCGCGAAACGCAGCGACGGTCGTGGGCTATGATCTGCACGACATTCCGGCAACGCGGGCGAGCGGGCTGCCGACGGCCGAGGCGTTCGAACAGATCCGTGTCGACGACCGGACCATCGATCTGGCACCGGTCGCGTCGATGCTGATGGTGGTTGCCTTCATTTCCTCGCTCGGGAACTTGCTGCCCTATCGCGGCAGCGACGGCGCCGGATTGCTTGCCTTGTGGCGTGGGCGCAACCGCTTCACCCGATCGAAGAAGGCTGGCCGATGA